The Bacillus zhangzhouensis region AACGACCCCATGGTGATGCCTGCAAGAAACACAAAAATGCCTATCATATTCGTGGCCCCTTCCGATAATAAGATAGATCGGATTTTATCATGATCGTATTCATTGAGCACACAGCGAAAATATGATTTTACTTCCCTTCTGCACATCAAAAGAAAAAAACGCAAGAGGCATTGATGCCATTTGCGTTTTTTTCTTACCCGATCAAACGATTTCGTATATGTGAAATAAAATAAAGAGAGCCTGTCACAAGGATCACCGCTGATGGATCATCCCTTTTTTTCTGAATGAACTCAAGTACTGTACGAGGATCATCATCATACGACTTTGCGTCTAACTGACTGCATGCATAGAGCTTTTCAGCTGATTCGGCTCTTGGAAAATTAAATGAAACAAAATGGATAGAAGAACTAAAGGCTTCAAGCTTTTGAATCATTTGCTTGTACGGCTTATCTTTTAAAGCACTAAAACATATATGCACCTGTTTACTAGAAAAATGAGCTTGTACAGTTTCAATTAGACGGTCGATCCCTTCTTCATTATGAGCGCCGTCTAAATACACTGGAGGATGATCTTTGACTTTTTCAAATCTTCCAGCCCAAACTGCTTGCCTAATGCCCTCATATATTTGTTCTTCTGTCACACTAATATAACCTTCTTGCTCCAGCCATTCAATGAGTAAAACAGCAAGGGAAGCATTTTGCCTTTGATGCGTTCCCATTAATCCTGTTTCAAGCTGGGGATACTGTCTCTTTGATGTGCGTAATGTGAAACGTTCACCTGTTTCCGTCGGCTGCTGCTCATCAAAGATGCAAGTTTCATGTAAGGAAATACATTCGGCATTCTTTTCTTTTGCTGTGTTTTGAATGACAGCAAGAGCTTCAAGCTGGTGAACTGCCGTGATCATTGGAATTCCCTCTTTGATAATGCCCGCTTTTTCAGATGCAATCTGTTCAATTGTGTCACCTAATATGGACATATGATCATGACCAATTGACGTAATCGCTGTTAAAATAGGCACAGCAATATTTGTAGAATCAAGCCTTCCTCCAAGCCCGGTTTCCAAGAGGACAAAGTCTACTTGGTGCACATGAGCAAAATAAACAAATGCACATGCCGTAATAATTTCAAACTCTGTTGCTGGACCAAGCTCTGTACGATCTAATTCATCAACAAAAGGCTTCATCTCATTCACCAAACTCAGCCATTCTTCATCTTCTATAGGTGCTCCGTTCACGCTGATTCTTTCATTGAACGTTAGTATAAACGGAGAGGTGAAAGTTCCGACTGAATAGCCGGCTGCCTGTAAAACAGAACGCGTAAACGCAATGGTTGATCCTTTACCATTTGTACCTGCAACATGTACTGCTTTTATGCTTTGTTCCGGATTTCCTAGTCTGTTCATCAGCCATTTCATTCGTTCAAGACCCGGTTTTACGCCAAAGGTCAATCTACTGTTTATCCACTCAATGGCTTCATGATTGGTTGTAAACAATGTCATCTCTCATTTCATACGAAATTTTCAAAAAAGACGGCTCCATTTCATTAGGAGCCGTCTTTTCACTCTTATGCTTTCAGCTCTTCAATACGCTTTTGAACAGCTTTGCGTTTTGCGACATAATCACGTTCTTTCGCACGCTCTTCTTCTACGACACTTTCAGGCGCTTTTTTCATAAAGCCTTCGTTTCCAAGCTTTTTCTGTACTCGTTCCACTTCTTTTGTCAGCTTATCTAGCTCTTTTTGCAGACGAGCAATTTCTTCTTCTAAGTTGATTAAACCTTCAAGCGGCAAAATGAGTTCTGCTCCAGAAATGACAGCCGTCATCGCTTTATCACTAGCTGAGACATCTGTGCTAATTTCAAGAACACTTGGGTTCGTGAAGCGCTCAATATATGAACGATTTTTCTCTAAGCGTTCCTGAACATCAGACGTAGATGCTTTAATGTAAAGCTCTACTTGTTTGCTCATTGGCGTGTTCACTTCACTGCGAATGTTACGAACAGAACGAATGAGTTCAACAAGCAGCTTCATATCAGCAGAAGCTTGTTCATTGGAAAGCTCCGGCTTCACTTCAGGCCATGCCGCTACAGTAATAGACTCACCTTCATGCGGTAGATGCTGCCAGATTTCTTCTGTTAAGAACGGCATAAACGGATGGAGAAGCCTCATCGTTTGATCTAATACATACGCAAGGATTGAACGAGTCGTTTTCTTTGCTGCTTCGTCTTCTCCATAAAGCGGAAGTTTCGCCATTTCAATGTACCAATCACAGAAATCATCCCAAATGAAGTTGTATAAATGTCTGCCCACTTCACCGAATTCATACTTATCAGCAAGCTGTGTGACACTTTCAATTGTTTCATTTAAGCGTGTTAAAATCCATTGGTCGGCAACTGATTTTTCTCCTGTCAAATCAAGCTCATCATACGTTAAACCATCCATATTCATTAAAGCAAAACGGGATGCGTTCCAAATTTTGTTCGCAAAGTTCCAAGCGGATTCAACCTTTTCAAAGCTAAAGCGAAGATCCTGACCTGGTGAGCTTCCAGTCGCTAAGAAATATCTTAATGAATCCGCACCGTACTTGTCGATGACCTCCATTGGATCAATTCCGTTGCCGAGCGACTTACTCATTTTACGTCCTTGTTCGTCGCGGATGAGCCCATGAATGAGGACATCTTTGAACGGTTTTTCTCCTGTAAATTCAAGACCTTGGAAGATCATTCGGGATACCCAGAAGAAAATGATGTCATAGCCTGTTACAAGCAGATTGGTTGGATAGTAGCGCTTGAAATCTTCACTGTCTGCATCCGGCCACCCCATTGTAGAAAACGGCCAAAGCGCTGAACTAAACCATGTATCAAGCACATCGTTATCCTGTTCCCAGTTCTCAATATCTTCTGGTGCTTCAAGTCCAACGTATACTTCTTTTGTTTCTTTATGATACCAAGCCGGAATGCGGTGTCCCCACCATAGCTGACGAGAAATACACCAGTCACGGATATTTTCCATCCAATGTAAATATGTCTTTTCAAAACGGTCTGGAACAAATTGAACTTGTTCGTCCCCTTTTTGCAGATGAATGGCTTCGTCTGCCAGCGGCTGCATTTTCACAAACCATTGTGTCGATAAATACGGTTCAACGACAGCTCCACTTCGCTCACTATGACCAACTGAATGCATGTGATCCTCAATTTTGAACAAAATGCCTTCCTCTTGTAAATCCTTCACAAGCTGTTTGCGGCATTCGAAGCGGTCCATTCCTTTGTATTGCAGTGCATTCGCATTCATTGTGCCATCTTCATTCATGACAAGAATACGCTCCAGCCCATGGCGGTTTCCAAGCTCAAAGTCATTCGGGTCATGAGCAGGTGTAATTTTCACAGCACCTGAACCAAACTCCATATCCACATAGTCATCACCGACGATTGGGATCTCACGGCCTGTAATTGGTAAAACCACTGTTTTTCCAATCAAATGCTGATAGCGTTCGTCATCAGGGTGTACGGCTACGGCTGTATCTCCCAGCATTGTTTCAGGTCTTGTTGTCGCAATTTCAATTGAACCTGTTCCATCTGAAAGCGGATATCTCAAGTGATAAAACGCACCTTGAACATCCTTATAAATGACTTCAATATCAGAAAGTGCCGTTTTCGTTGCTGGATCCCAGTTAATGATGTACTCTCCGCGATAGATAAGCCCTTTTTCATACAATTGAACAAACACTTGGCGAACGGCTTTATTCAGACCTTCATCTAAAGTAAAACGTTCACGGGAGTAATCGAGACCAAGGCCCATTTTCGCCCACTGGCTGCGAATAAAGTCTGCATATTCTTCTTTCCACTTCCACGTTTCTTCCACAAATTTCTCCCGGCCAAGGTCATACCGGCTTACGCCTTCTTCGCGAAGCTTTGCCTCGACTTTTGCTTGAGTCGCAATACCAGCATGATCCATGCCTGGAAGCCAAAGAACGTCATAGCCCTGCATCCGTTTCATACGTGTCACGATATCTTGAAGTGTTGAATCCCATGCATGCCCAAGGTGCAGTTTTCCTGTCACGTTTGGTGGAGGAATGACGACTGTATATGGATCTTTCGTTTTATCATTTTGTGCTTCGAAGAATTTCCCTTCAAGCCAGTACGTATATCGGTCTTTTTCTATCGCATTAGGATCGTACTTTGTTGGCATTTCTTGATTATTTGTTCCCATTTGTGTAACCTCCACATTTTTTCGGCTGATGAAACATAAAAAAGCCTTTCCATCCTTATAAAAGGACGAAAAAGCTTTTTCGCGGTACCACCTTT contains the following coding sequences:
- a CDS encoding bifunctional folylpolyglutamate synthase/dihydrofolate synthase, producing the protein MTLFTTNHEAIEWINSRLTFGVKPGLERMKWLMNRLGNPEQSIKAVHVAGTNGKGSTIAFTRSVLQAAGYSVGTFTSPFILTFNERISVNGAPIEDEEWLSLVNEMKPFVDELDRTELGPATEFEIITACAFVYFAHVHQVDFVLLETGLGGRLDSTNIAVPILTAITSIGHDHMSILGDTIEQIASEKAGIIKEGIPMITAVHQLEALAVIQNTAKEKNAECISLHETCIFDEQQPTETGERFTLRTSKRQYPQLETGLMGTHQRQNASLAVLLIEWLEQEGYISVTEEQIYEGIRQAVWAGRFEKVKDHPPVYLDGAHNEEGIDRLIETVQAHFSSKQVHICFSALKDKPYKQMIQKLEAFSSSIHFVSFNFPRAESAEKLYACSQLDAKSYDDDPRTVLEFIQKKRDDPSAVILVTGSLYFISHIRNRLIG
- a CDS encoding valine--tRNA ligase, encoding MGTNNQEMPTKYDPNAIEKDRYTYWLEGKFFEAQNDKTKDPYTVVIPPPNVTGKLHLGHAWDSTLQDIVTRMKRMQGYDVLWLPGMDHAGIATQAKVEAKLREEGVSRYDLGREKFVEETWKWKEEYADFIRSQWAKMGLGLDYSRERFTLDEGLNKAVRQVFVQLYEKGLIYRGEYIINWDPATKTALSDIEVIYKDVQGAFYHLRYPLSDGTGSIEIATTRPETMLGDTAVAVHPDDERYQHLIGKTVVLPITGREIPIVGDDYVDMEFGSGAVKITPAHDPNDFELGNRHGLERILVMNEDGTMNANALQYKGMDRFECRKQLVKDLQEEGILFKIEDHMHSVGHSERSGAVVEPYLSTQWFVKMQPLADEAIHLQKGDEQVQFVPDRFEKTYLHWMENIRDWCISRQLWWGHRIPAWYHKETKEVYVGLEAPEDIENWEQDNDVLDTWFSSALWPFSTMGWPDADSEDFKRYYPTNLLVTGYDIIFFWVSRMIFQGLEFTGEKPFKDVLIHGLIRDEQGRKMSKSLGNGIDPMEVIDKYGADSLRYFLATGSSPGQDLRFSFEKVESAWNFANKIWNASRFALMNMDGLTYDELDLTGEKSVADQWILTRLNETIESVTQLADKYEFGEVGRHLYNFIWDDFCDWYIEMAKLPLYGEDEAAKKTTRSILAYVLDQTMRLLHPFMPFLTEEIWQHLPHEGESITVAAWPEVKPELSNEQASADMKLLVELIRSVRNIRSEVNTPMSKQVELYIKASTSDVQERLEKNRSYIERFTNPSVLEISTDVSASDKAMTAVISGAELILPLEGLINLEEEIARLQKELDKLTKEVERVQKKLGNEGFMKKAPESVVEEERAKERDYVAKRKAVQKRIEELKA